In Actinoplanes derwentensis, the following proteins share a genomic window:
- a CDS encoding PP2C family protein-serine/threonine phosphatase, whose amino-acid sequence MTLHLRWAAVTDQGHVRSNNEDCHYAGDQLLVVADGMGGMAAGDLASRITIEAMVSLDTPIDTENQMDALHRALENANGRIAEQVAADPSLQGMGTTLTAVIFNGERAAMAHVGDSRAYLLRDGRLNQLTKDDTYVQMLVDQGLIKPDEAAVHPRRAVVTRVLQGEPVTPAYVIVEPQRGDRWLLCSDGLTGVVTDPVLEEELRTIADPKSCAERLIDLALRGGGPDNITVIVADVDAMPT is encoded by the coding sequence ATGACCTTGCACCTCCGGTGGGCGGCTGTCACCGATCAGGGACACGTCCGCAGCAACAATGAGGACTGTCACTACGCCGGTGACCAGCTCCTCGTCGTCGCGGACGGTATGGGCGGCATGGCCGCCGGTGATCTGGCAAGCCGGATCACCATCGAAGCCATGGTTTCGCTCGACACGCCGATCGACACCGAGAACCAGATGGACGCCCTGCACCGGGCTCTCGAGAACGCCAACGGCCGGATCGCCGAACAGGTGGCCGCCGACCCCTCCCTCCAGGGCATGGGCACCACGCTGACGGCGGTGATCTTCAACGGGGAACGCGCGGCGATGGCGCACGTCGGTGACTCCCGCGCGTACCTGCTGCGCGACGGCCGGCTCAACCAGCTCACCAAGGACGACACCTACGTCCAGATGCTGGTCGACCAGGGCCTGATCAAGCCGGACGAGGCGGCCGTGCACCCACGGCGGGCCGTCGTCACCCGTGTCCTGCAGGGCGAACCGGTCACCCCGGCCTACGTGATCGTCGAACCCCAGCGTGGCGACCGCTGGCTGCTCTGCAGCGACGGGCTCACCGGCGTGGTGACCGACCCGGTCCTCGAAGAGGAGCTGCGCACCATCGCCGACCCCAAGTCGTGCGCGGAGCGCCTCATCGACCTCGCGCTGCGCGGCGGTGGACCCGACAACATCACGGTGATCGTTGCCGATGTAGACGCGATGCCGACGTGA